One genomic segment of Thermovibrio guaymasensis includes these proteins:
- the cydB gene encoding cytochrome d ubiquinol oxidase subunit II, translating into MHFDLQTIWAILVTILIAGYIVTDGFDLGVGILHLFVAKTDIERRVNINAIGPVWDGNEVWFITAGGAAFAAFPELYAALFSSLYIALFVVLLALIYRAVSFEFRSKEESEGWRKFWDQSIFWSSFVVALLIGVAIGNILAGLPIKNMAIEGNELLGFVYAEKFPISFINLVNPFTFHGLFGILVGIATVLFIIMHGVSWLLWKTEGSIAERARNIGLKVWLPFVIMYVVCTGLAYTISFKVENPELAQKYLQLPPDMFKQIASMIDSNGVLHHALFRFPVIELVLIVLAALSAVGWLLAVKAVNGAKAFLFSTLTFLFAGFAVMFGAYPLAVPSSLGLEHSITIYNGASSHLTLTVMLVAALIFTPIVIAYQAWVYKMFLFKISPESIKRELEGAEY; encoded by the coding sequence ATGCACTTTGACTTACAGACTATTTGGGCGATACTGGTTACTATACTAATTGCCGGTTATATAGTTACAGACGGTTTTGACCTTGGGGTGGGAATCCTCCACCTCTTCGTAGCAAAGACAGACATTGAGAGAAGAGTAAACATTAACGCAATAGGTCCCGTCTGGGACGGAAACGAGGTTTGGTTCATCACTGCAGGCGGTGCAGCTTTTGCTGCTTTCCCCGAGCTCTACGCAGCTCTATTTAGCTCTCTCTACATAGCCCTCTTTGTAGTTTTACTTGCCCTAATATACAGGGCGGTATCCTTTGAGTTCAGGAGTAAAGAGGAGAGTGAAGGCTGGAGGAAGTTCTGGGATCAGAGCATCTTCTGGTCATCCTTCGTCGTTGCCCTCTTAATCGGAGTCGCTATTGGAAACATCCTTGCAGGCCTTCCAATTAAGAACATGGCAATTGAAGGAAATGAACTCCTCGGGTTCGTTTACGCTGAGAAGTTCCCGATAAGCTTTATTAACCTCGTTAATCCATTTACTTTCCACGGACTCTTTGGAATCCTCGTTGGAATTGCAACAGTTCTCTTCATAATAATGCACGGAGTCTCATGGCTCCTGTGGAAAACTGAAGGAAGTATTGCTGAAAGGGCAAGGAACATAGGTTTAAAGGTATGGCTTCCCTTTGTAATCATGTACGTTGTCTGCACAGGCCTTGCCTACACAATCTCATTCAAAGTAGAAAATCCTGAACTTGCCCAAAAGTACCTCCAACTTCCACCTGATATGTTCAAGCAAATTGCAAGCATGATTGACAGCAACGGTGTTCTCCACCATGCACTTTTCAGATTCCCAGTAATAGAGCTCGTTCTTATCGTTCTTGCTGCTCTATCTGCCGTAGGCTGGCTCCTTGCAGTCAAGGCAGTAAATGGAGCTAAAGCTTTCCTCTTCTCAACACTTACTTTCCTCTTTGCTGGTTTTGCAGTTATGTTTGGAGCTTACCCCCTTGCAGTTCCTTCAAGCCTTGGACTTGAACACTCCATCACAATCTACAACGGTGCTTCAAGCCACCTTACACTAACGGTCATGCTCGTTGCAGCATTAATCTTCACACCAATCGTAATTGCTTACCAGGCTTGGGTTTACAAGATGTTCCTCTTCAAGATCTCTCCCGAATCAATCAAGAGAGAGCTTGAAGGAGCAGAATACTAA
- a CDS encoding cytochrome ubiquinol oxidase subunit I: MDFVLLVSRLQFAMTAFFHFIFVPLTLGLSTLSALMLTLHYATGKEIYRDMAKFWSKLFAINFALGVATGLVHEFEFGMNWSVYSRFVGDIFGAPLAIEGLLAFFMESTFMGVFLFGWDRVPKAVHLLAAWLSSIGSNLSALWILVANGWMQHPTGAEVEMAAAGKRAVMTDWWAVVFNPVADVKFWHTATAGMVLSAIFVLSVSAYHLLKKQNVEFFKKSAYIALIFGLIASVGEVIIGDIHAHEVAKTQPTKLAAMEALWETKEGASILLAAWADEKAQKNVVEIPLPIPGLLSFLATHDFNGKLLGAKELQKMFEAKFGPGNYIPPVNFVFWAFHIMVYLGFFFVLLFIWGLMKYKDLENANGFLKVALYSLPLPYIACWLGWATAEVGRQPWIVYPLTDDYGKILMPEIGLKTAQAVSPLTNVEVIITYILFALTFTGLAIADFYLLAKFATKGPEKEAELY; encoded by the coding sequence TACAGGGACATGGCCAAGTTCTGGTCAAAGCTCTTTGCTATTAACTTCGCCCTCGGAGTTGCTACAGGTCTGGTTCACGAGTTTGAGTTCGGTATGAACTGGTCTGTTTACTCAAGGTTCGTTGGAGACATTTTTGGAGCTCCACTTGCCATTGAAGGTCTCCTTGCATTCTTCATGGAGTCAACCTTCATGGGAGTATTCCTCTTTGGTTGGGACAGGGTTCCAAAGGCCGTTCACCTTCTTGCTGCGTGGCTTTCATCTATCGGCTCAAACCTATCTGCTCTCTGGATTCTAGTTGCTAACGGCTGGATGCAGCACCCAACCGGAGCAGAAGTTGAAATGGCAGCAGCCGGTAAAAGAGCTGTTATGACCGACTGGTGGGCAGTCGTATTTAACCCAGTTGCAGACGTTAAGTTCTGGCACACTGCAACTGCAGGAATGGTTCTTTCTGCAATCTTCGTCCTCTCTGTAAGTGCTTACCACCTCCTCAAAAAACAGAACGTTGAATTCTTCAAAAAGTCTGCTTACATAGCTTTAATCTTCGGACTCATAGCTTCAGTAGGTGAAGTTATCATCGGCGACATTCACGCTCACGAAGTAGCTAAAACCCAGCCTACAAAACTTGCTGCTATGGAAGCCCTCTGGGAAACAAAGGAAGGAGCCTCAATCCTCCTTGCAGCATGGGCCGACGAAAAAGCCCAGAAGAACGTAGTTGAGATTCCCCTTCCAATTCCAGGACTCCTTTCATTCCTTGCAACCCACGACTTTAACGGTAAGCTCCTTGGAGCAAAGGAACTTCAGAAGATGTTTGAAGCAAAGTTTGGCCCAGGAAACTACATTCCACCTGTAAACTTCGTCTTCTGGGCATTCCACATAATGGTTTACTTAGGCTTCTTCTTTGTGCTCCTCTTCATCTGGGGACTTATGAAATACAAAGACCTTGAGAACGCTAATGGTTTCTTGAAGGTTGCCCTTTACTCACTTCCCCTTCCATACATTGCATGCTGGTTAGGATGGGCAACAGCTGAAGTTGGAAGACAGCCTTGGATAGTCTACCCTCTCACCGATGACTACGGAAAAATCCTTATGCCTGAAATCGGACTTAAAACAGCCCAAGCCGTTTCACCACTTACAAACGTTGAGGTAATAATCACTTACATCCTCTTCGCCCTTACTTTCACCGGACTTGCAATCGCAGACTTCTACCTGCTTGCCAAGTTCGCCACAAAAGGACCAGAGAAAGAAGCAGAACTTTACTAA